The following proteins come from a genomic window of Neptunomonas concharum:
- the dbpA gene encoding ATP-dependent RNA helicase DbpA: MNNTDFASLQLQKPLLDNLITLGYASMTPIQSQSLPAILDGKDVIAQAKTGSGKTAAFSLGILEKLNVRHFAVQSLILCPTRELADQVAKEIRKLARAIHNIKVLTLCGGMPFGPQVGSLEHGAHIIVGTPGRIEEHLRKGSLVLDNVSTLVLDEADRMLDMGFQEVLDLIISFTPDQRQTLLFSATYPEEIHHIAERVMQSPVMVKAESVHDAASIQQHFYEVGSDDERAGAVMALLLEYRPSTAVIFCNTKRETQSLADYLKNQGFDALALHGDLEQRDRDQTLVRFSNHSISVLVATDVAARGLDIAALDAVINYQIARETEVHVHRVGRTGRAGSHGMAFTLYTPSEDYKLERLAAYLEEPARPESLPHLSGEKPYRAPMVTLQIGGGKKQKIRPGDIVGALTGAGGVSGDDIGKIAIFDNTAFVAVKRKVSSHAIEKLGTGRLKGKQYRVRYI, encoded by the coding sequence TTGAACAACACTGATTTCGCTTCGCTACAGCTCCAAAAGCCGCTACTGGATAACCTCATTACCTTGGGGTATGCATCCATGACGCCTATTCAATCACAAAGTCTCCCGGCTATTTTGGATGGTAAAGATGTCATCGCGCAAGCGAAAACAGGGTCGGGGAAAACAGCAGCCTTCTCATTGGGCATTCTTGAAAAGCTCAACGTTCGACATTTTGCGGTTCAGTCATTGATTCTTTGCCCAACACGAGAGTTGGCAGATCAAGTTGCAAAAGAGATACGTAAACTTGCCCGTGCAATCCACAATATCAAAGTACTGACCTTATGTGGTGGCATGCCGTTTGGCCCGCAAGTAGGCTCTTTAGAGCATGGTGCACATATTATTGTCGGCACACCAGGGCGAATAGAAGAGCATCTTCGTAAGGGCTCGTTAGTACTGGACAATGTTTCTACCTTGGTTCTAGACGAAGCGGATCGCATGTTGGATATGGGGTTTCAGGAAGTACTCGATTTAATTATCAGCTTTACCCCTGACCAGCGCCAAACTTTGTTATTCAGCGCTACATATCCTGAAGAGATTCACCACATAGCTGAACGGGTTATGCAATCACCGGTTATGGTGAAAGCCGAATCAGTCCACGACGCAGCCAGTATCCAGCAGCACTTTTATGAAGTAGGAAGTGATGATGAGCGTGCTGGTGCGGTAATGGCACTACTGCTTGAGTATCGGCCATCAACCGCGGTAATCTTTTGTAACACAAAACGCGAAACACAATCGCTAGCGGATTACCTAAAAAACCAAGGTTTTGATGCGTTGGCTTTACATGGTGATCTTGAGCAAAGAGATAGAGATCAAACGCTAGTGCGTTTCTCAAATCACAGTATTTCGGTACTTGTGGCAACCGATGTGGCAGCTCGTGGTTTAGACATAGCTGCATTGGATGCCGTTATCAATTATCAAATTGCCCGTGAAACAGAAGTACATGTGCACCGTGTTGGGCGAACAGGCCGAGCAGGCAGCCATGGTATGGCGTTCACGCTGTACACACCCTCAGAGGATTACAAACTTGAACGTTTGGCCGCCTATCTTGAGGAGCCAGCACGCCCAGAATCGTTACCTCATCTGTCTGGAGAAAAGCCCTATCGCGCGCCAATGGTCACGCTACAAATTGGTGGCGGGAAAAAGCAAAAGATCCGCCCAGGGGATATTGTAGGGGCCCTGACCGGAGCTGGGGGCGTAAGTGGTGATGATATCGGTAAAATTGCCATATTTGATAACACCGCTTTTGTTGCTGTTAAACGTAAAGTCTCTTCTCATGCCATAGAAAAGTTAGGAACCGGACGCCTAAAAGGAAAGCAATATCGAGTGCGATATATCTAA
- a CDS encoding class I SAM-dependent methyltransferase: MSELRLRFQTLEVGDLDIHLRTLRDNQQFQDDDGVAQALGISSASWSLFGIVWPSGKVLAHQVLDKDIKGKRILEVGCGIGLSSLLLNLRDADITATDYHPEAGAFLQENARINEAKEIPFVRTGWEDIDSGIGKFDLIIGSDILYESEHVELLAKFIEQHANPQCEVMIVDPGRGNHARFSKQMVLRGFTHTQAPPEASSDYLDKPFKGQVLSYIRT, translated from the coding sequence ATGAGTGAGCTACGCCTACGTTTTCAGACCTTAGAGGTCGGTGATCTGGATATACATCTTCGTACGTTACGTGATAATCAGCAGTTTCAGGACGATGATGGGGTTGCGCAAGCGCTGGGTATTTCATCTGCATCATGGTCTTTATTTGGGATCGTATGGCCTTCAGGCAAGGTATTAGCTCATCAGGTTTTAGACAAAGATATCAAGGGTAAGCGTATCTTAGAGGTTGGCTGTGGAATCGGTTTATCCAGTTTGCTGCTTAACTTACGCGATGCAGATATTACGGCAACAGACTACCATCCAGAAGCCGGTGCTTTTCTGCAAGAAAATGCTCGAATCAACGAAGCCAAAGAGATCCCCTTTGTTCGAACAGGTTGGGAAGATATAGATAGCGGTATCGGCAAGTTTGACCTCATTATAGGCAGTGATATTTTATACGAAAGCGAGCATGTCGAGCTGCTCGCCAAATTTATTGAACAACATGCAAACCCCCAGTGTGAAGTGATGATCGTTGATCCCGGCCGGGGCAACCATGCACGTTTTAGTAAGCAAATGGTATTGCGAGGGTTTACGCATACCCAAGCCCCTCCTGAAGCAAGCAGTGACTATTTGGATAAGCCTTTTAAAGGGCAGGTGCTTAGTTATATTCGTACGTAA
- a CDS encoding TetR/AcrR family transcriptional regulator, protein MTSSATPSFFFQNIPVRNAQTLEASLELFTNKGFFKTSVHDIAEKAQVSIGFIYHHFKDKEGIARSLYNLLLQRMNELIDQIEVAYTDTKSRCFAVIRTLFELTESEPEVMQFIIHARHKEFLPEEKSICSTTAFVRMRAFVFTGMDNGEIREMDPLVAAMIVYGGAIRMICLRLDDVVEAPLPTLLESLWENTWRGLDP, encoded by the coding sequence ATGACTAGCTCGGCAACTCCATCCTTTTTTTTCCAAAACATACCTGTTAGAAATGCCCAAACACTGGAAGCTTCTCTTGAGCTGTTTACCAATAAGGGGTTCTTCAAAACGTCGGTGCATGATATTGCTGAAAAAGCACAAGTCTCCATCGGTTTTATCTACCATCACTTTAAGGATAAGGAAGGAATCGCCCGCTCTTTGTATAACTTATTACTTCAGCGAATGAACGAGCTTATCGATCAAATTGAGGTAGCCTATACAGATACTAAGAGCCGTTGCTTTGCCGTTATTCGAACGCTATTTGAACTGACCGAAAGCGAACCTGAGGTGATGCAATTTATTATTCATGCACGCCATAAAGAGTTTTTGCCAGAAGAAAAGTCCATTTGTTCCACAACGGCATTTGTGCGTATGAGAGCCTTTGTATTTACGGGGATGGATAATGGAGAAATTCGCGAAATGGACCCGCTTGTAGCTGCGATGATTGTATACGGCGGTGCGATACGAATGATCTGTTTGAGGTTAGATGATGTTGTTGAAGCCCCCCTTCCAACGCTTTTGGAAAGTCTTTGGGAGAATACTTGGCGCGGGCTTGACCCGTGA
- a CDS encoding NAD(P)/FAD-dependent oxidoreductase, translating into MAKRILIIGGGIGGTMTANHLVTKLYPEVSSKNVEIVMLSNSPWHYYKPAFMYVAFNKFFKDELRRPQQSLLRPEIKFIVDEVEEFDFKAGKVRCASGKQVAYDYLVISTGCIPSPERIEGLKEAGDHFYQYQPARNLAKKLMTIEKGRIFVTVNFPKTPNVPHQCGIAPIETTLMLDDLLRKRGVRDNVEIVYTYPTVSQLLRNCLFMQKDTCEVLPTIFEQRNIKYERGFSLASVDPGKKIATSEEGKEADFDILMATPPIRAVDAVLNSGISQAENDEGWLPTNHETMEVYGLENVFVMGDTVDLPISKAGGSCHSQSPVIVNNIASLIRLGHLFDQYDGRVVAIAQMGLEDGMPLWYDYESEVQPTPPNKLGGLMRKGFNRGVYWSVARGLV; encoded by the coding sequence ATGGCTAAACGCATCCTGATCATTGGAGGCGGTATTGGCGGTACGATGACTGCCAACCATTTAGTAACTAAGCTATACCCCGAAGTCAGTAGCAAAAATGTTGAGATTGTAATGCTGTCCAACTCTCCTTGGCACTATTACAAACCCGCGTTTATGTATGTTGCCTTTAATAAGTTTTTTAAGGATGAGCTAAGAAGGCCACAACAAAGCCTGTTAAGACCTGAAATCAAGTTTATTGTTGATGAGGTTGAGGAGTTTGATTTTAAGGCTGGCAAAGTAAGATGTGCCAGCGGGAAACAAGTAGCATACGACTATCTAGTTATCTCTACAGGTTGTATCCCTTCCCCTGAAAGAATAGAAGGCTTAAAAGAAGCCGGTGATCACTTCTATCAATATCAGCCAGCCAGGAATTTGGCTAAGAAGCTGATGACTATCGAGAAAGGCCGTATATTTGTTACGGTCAACTTCCCTAAAACGCCGAATGTTCCTCACCAATGTGGTATCGCTCCAATAGAAACAACCCTTATGTTGGATGACTTACTCCGCAAGCGAGGCGTTAGGGACAATGTAGAAATTGTCTACACGTACCCGACGGTGTCTCAGCTATTACGTAACTGCTTATTTATGCAGAAAGATACGTGCGAAGTCCTTCCGACTATTTTTGAGCAGCGTAATATTAAGTATGAGCGTGGCTTCTCGTTAGCAAGCGTCGACCCAGGCAAAAAAATTGCGACGTCGGAAGAAGGAAAAGAAGCAGACTTCGATATTTTAATGGCAACGCCTCCAATCCGGGCAGTCGATGCGGTTTTAAATTCAGGTATCTCACAAGCTGAAAACGATGAAGGCTGGCTCCCGACAAACCATGAAACTATGGAAGTCTATGGTCTGGAAAACGTCTTTGTTATGGGCGACACTGTCGACTTACCTATCAGTAAAGCTGGCGGCTCTTGCCACAGCCAATCTCCTGTCATCGTCAACAATATTGCTTCTTTAATCCGACTTGGTCACCTATTTGATCAGTACGACGGACGCGTTGTTGCTATTGCGCAAATGGGCTTAGAAGATGGCATGCCACTCTGGTATGACTATGAGTCAGAAGTGCAACCTACACCGCCTAATAAATTGGGCGGCTTAATGCGCAAAGGTTTTAATCGCGGCGTTTATTGGTCAGTTGCCCGCGGACTAGTCTAA
- a CDS encoding DUF1641 domain-containing protein, protein MNTTSTTIEETDIPSALSPAGQQGLEELIAKIDPLLAGGRLNRIVDLMSVVADVVDMTDDYMVEKLCKGYEEAIGGLWNAGNLARMASNEVSLLEEPPTVWGLIKMTKDPEVRRGLTFLLFLAKGIGQQNSIPLTED, encoded by the coding sequence ATGAATACTACAAGTACAACTATCGAAGAAACTGATATCCCCTCTGCCCTTAGCCCTGCTGGACAACAAGGTCTGGAAGAACTGATCGCAAAAATAGATCCCCTTCTGGCCGGAGGACGTCTTAATCGTATCGTAGACTTGATGTCTGTGGTTGCTGATGTTGTGGATATGACCGATGACTATATGGTCGAAAAACTCTGTAAAGGTTATGAAGAAGCCATCGGTGGCCTGTGGAATGCCGGCAATCTTGCACGTATGGCAAGTAACGAAGTTAGCCTGTTAGAAGAGCCGCCGACAGTGTGGGGATTGATAAAAATGACGAAAGACCCAGAGGTTCGCAGAGGTCTTACTTTCCTGTTGTTTCTTGCCAAAGGTATAGGGCAACAAAACAGTATTCCACTTACCGAAGATTAA
- a CDS encoding DsbA family protein has product MNPSQIIYVTDPLCLWCYGIAPDLEKFYQNLPSDIERITINGGLFPNTQAKRTDKAFRDYLKNASKHVTERTGQIFSEKFWALLETENYLYDTEPAARASVTVKLLKDDATMQHYIHELQQAVFVEGLNPNDPIVLASIAEACGIPQDIFLNEYHSDSTLETTRDEYAMARQLGIQGFPALLYAHDQKGYKIASGYASLSDLENAYNWARGESGQPPLNSGAACDASGCSI; this is encoded by the coding sequence ATGAACCCCAGCCAGATTATTTATGTTACCGACCCTCTCTGTTTATGGTGCTATGGGATAGCTCCTGATTTAGAAAAGTTTTATCAAAACCTACCTTCGGATATAGAACGCATCACTATCAATGGTGGGCTTTTTCCAAACACCCAAGCAAAACGAACAGATAAAGCGTTTCGAGACTACCTAAAAAATGCATCTAAGCATGTTACCGAGAGAACTGGCCAAATCTTTAGTGAAAAGTTTTGGGCCTTGCTGGAGACAGAAAACTATCTTTATGACACGGAGCCTGCCGCTCGTGCGTCGGTTACAGTCAAGCTGCTAAAAGACGATGCTACTATGCAACACTACATCCACGAACTTCAGCAAGCTGTTTTTGTCGAGGGTCTAAATCCAAACGATCCTATTGTTTTGGCCTCAATTGCCGAGGCGTGTGGCATCCCACAGGATATATTCCTAAACGAGTACCATTCTGATAGTACTTTAGAAACAACCCGTGATGAATATGCAATGGCGAGACAGTTGGGTATTCAGGGATTCCCTGCCCTTTTATATGCTCATGATCAGAAGGGTTATAAAATAGCTTCAGGCTACGCTTCACTATCCGACCTTGAAAACGCGTACAATTGGGCTCGGGGCGAGTCAGGGCAACCTCCTCTTAATAGTGGCGCTGCATGCGATGCTTCTGGGTGCTCTATTTAG
- a CDS encoding MerR family transcriptional regulator, with translation MFSIGQLAKAFLLSRSTLLYYDEIGLLSPTRRTAANYRVYSADDVSRLQKIVELRGTGISLEQIKMLLDESSKSKTNQLFERRLSELNQEISTLKQQQRLLLGMLGRKVLDETTGVMNKAQWVQLLIATGLSEKDMERWHVEFEAQMPDAHQQFLQSLGISDAEITQIRAWSRACTETK, from the coding sequence ATGTTTTCGATTGGCCAGCTTGCTAAAGCGTTTCTGCTCTCCCGCAGTACGTTGCTGTATTACGATGAGATAGGGCTGCTTTCGCCAACCCGACGAACGGCGGCAAATTACCGCGTCTATAGTGCGGATGATGTTTCCCGCTTACAGAAAATTGTCGAGCTACGTGGAACCGGTATTTCTCTTGAGCAGATTAAAATGCTGCTGGATGAATCAAGTAAAAGCAAAACAAACCAACTTTTTGAGCGTCGACTATCTGAATTAAATCAAGAAATTTCGACGCTTAAACAGCAGCAACGCTTACTTTTAGGGATGCTTGGCAGAAAAGTACTCGATGAAACCACGGGCGTGATGAATAAAGCTCAGTGGGTACAGCTACTTATTGCAACAGGCCTATCGGAGAAAGATATGGAGCGCTGGCATGTAGAGTTTGAAGCACAAATGCCAGACGCCCATCAGCAATTCTTACAGTCTCTTGGTATCTCGGACGCTGAGATTACGCAAATACGTGCTTGGTCAAGAGCGTGTACAGAAACTAAATAG
- a CDS encoding high-affinity branched-chain amino acid ABC transporter substrate-binding protein gives MTLIKNPLCGLVLSLTMAASAIASDTIKIGIAGPFSGPVSQYGEMQQQGVRAAITMINRAGGVDGKMLEAIPYDDGCEPKQAVTVANSIVRDGVNYVVGHLCSNSTQPATDIYKEENILVITGSTNPGITSRGYDNIFRTIGIDSEQGAVAAQFIAERLKPNRVAVIHDKQQYGKGVAMVVKQQLEGRGINIVSTDGINSGEKDFSALVSKLKRENADVVYYGGYHPELALIMRQAKASGFSPRFMGPEGLGNKDIAYLSGDAVEGLLVTLPKRYDLESANAEVVSYLKESGVDPVGPFIWTSYAAVQALAEAMRHADESNPKAVAKQLHQMTIDSVIGPIRWDEKGDLQGFQFNIYEWHADGSGTPVH, from the coding sequence ATGACGCTCATAAAGAACCCCTTGTGTGGTTTGGTACTTAGCTTAACGATGGCGGCCTCCGCCATAGCCTCTGATACGATTAAAATTGGTATTGCTGGCCCCTTCAGCGGTCCTGTCTCTCAGTATGGGGAGATGCAACAGCAGGGTGTACGCGCTGCAATCACGATGATTAATCGTGCAGGAGGGGTGGATGGTAAGATGCTTGAAGCGATCCCGTATGATGATGGTTGTGAGCCTAAACAAGCAGTCACGGTAGCGAACAGCATTGTTCGTGATGGAGTTAACTATGTCGTGGGGCATCTGTGTTCAAATTCTACACAACCGGCAACTGATATCTATAAAGAAGAGAACATTCTAGTAATCACGGGTTCAACTAATCCCGGAATAACCAGTCGAGGTTATGACAATATTTTTCGGACAATCGGCATCGACTCAGAACAGGGAGCGGTTGCTGCCCAGTTTATAGCAGAGCGCCTTAAACCGAACCGTGTTGCCGTGATCCATGATAAGCAACAATACGGTAAAGGTGTTGCTATGGTTGTAAAGCAACAATTAGAAGGCCGTGGTATTAACATCGTTTCTACGGATGGTATTAACAGCGGAGAAAAAGACTTTTCTGCCCTGGTATCAAAACTGAAGCGTGAAAATGCCGATGTTGTCTATTATGGCGGTTACCACCCTGAGCTGGCATTGATCATGCGACAAGCCAAAGCTTCGGGGTTTAGCCCGCGTTTTATGGGGCCTGAAGGTTTAGGCAATAAAGATATTGCGTATCTGTCTGGCGATGCCGTTGAAGGCTTGCTGGTAACATTGCCTAAGCGTTATGACTTAGAATCCGCTAATGCTGAGGTTGTCTCTTATCTGAAAGAGAGTGGTGTAGACCCGGTTGGCCCCTTTATCTGGACAAGCTATGCGGCCGTTCAAGCGCTAGCTGAGGCAATGCGTCATGCCGATGAAAGTAATCCAAAAGCGGTTGCGAAGCAGTTACACCAGATGACCATTGACTCGGTTATTGGCCCTATCCGCTGGGATGAAAAAGGGGATTTGCAGGGCTTTCAATTCAATATTTACGAATGGCATGCTGATGGATCAGGTACCCCTGTTCATTAA
- the nadA gene encoding quinolinate synthase NadA, producing the protein MLNKQDISDRILVQEHFAQEHLPSEMDQAEIDRYKARIKALLKEKDACLVAHYYTDAIVQEIAEETGGCISDSLEMARFGTIRPEQTLVVAGVKFMGETAKILNPEKRILMPTLEATCSLDIGCPIEEFSAFCDQHPDHEVVVYANTSAAVKARADWVVTSSIALKVAEHLEEQGKKIIWAPDKHLGEYVQKQTGIEMLMWDGSCIVHEEFKAKGILELKSVYPDAAVLVHPESPDAVVQIADAVGSTTQLIKAAAELPNETFIVATDRGIFYKMQQAAPGKTFIEAPTGGSGATCRSCAHCPWMAMNGLQNIVSALETGEGEVLVDEALITDARRPLQRMLDFSASLNK; encoded by the coding sequence ATGTTAAATAAACAGGATATCTCTGATCGTATTCTGGTGCAGGAGCATTTCGCGCAAGAACATCTACCCAGTGAAATGGATCAAGCAGAAATTGACCGTTATAAGGCACGTATTAAAGCGCTTTTAAAAGAGAAAGATGCGTGCTTGGTTGCCCATTATTATACCGATGCGATCGTACAGGAAATCGCAGAAGAAACCGGCGGTTGTATCTCTGACTCTCTAGAGATGGCACGTTTTGGCACGATCAGACCCGAACAGACGCTGGTTGTGGCGGGTGTGAAGTTTATGGGAGAGACAGCAAAGATCTTAAATCCTGAAAAACGGATTTTGATGCCGACACTTGAGGCAACCTGTTCGCTGGATATTGGTTGTCCAATTGAAGAGTTTTCTGCGTTCTGTGATCAGCATCCTGATCATGAGGTTGTGGTTTATGCGAATACTTCCGCTGCCGTAAAAGCTAGAGCCGACTGGGTTGTGACTTCGAGTATTGCGCTTAAAGTGGCAGAGCATTTAGAAGAGCAGGGTAAAAAAATTATTTGGGCACCAGACAAACATCTTGGAGAATATGTTCAGAAGCAGACAGGGATTGAAATGCTGATGTGGGATGGTTCCTGCATCGTGCATGAAGAGTTTAAAGCCAAGGGCATTCTTGAACTGAAAAGTGTTTATCCTGATGCTGCCGTACTTGTGCACCCGGAATCGCCTGATGCGGTTGTGCAGATAGCAGATGCCGTGGGTTCAACAACGCAGTTAATCAAAGCGGCGGCAGAGCTTCCTAACGAGACGTTCATTGTTGCTACTGACCGTGGTATTTTCTATAAGATGCAGCAAGCTGCACCAGGGAAAACGTTTATCGAGGCCCCTACCGGCGGCAGTGGAGCAACATGTCGTAGCTGTGCACATTGTCCGTGGATGGCGATGAACGGTTTACAGAACATTGTGTCGGCCTTGGAAACGGGCGAGGGAGAGGTGCTGGTAGACGAAGCACTGATCACTGATGCACGTCGTCCTTTGCAGCGTATGTTGGATTTCTCTGCAAGTTTAAACAAGTAA
- the queC gene encoding 7-cyano-7-deazaguanine synthase QueC: MNKPSKKAVVLLSGGLDSATALAMAKDQGFQCYVLSFDYGQRSITELNAAKAVVKQVGVTEHRVIRLHLEDFGGSALTDHSIDVPDHETGGIPVTYVPARNTVFLSLALGWAEVLEAEAIFIGVNAVDYSGYPDCRPEFIEAFEKMANLATKTGVSGQGITIHTPLMKMTKAEIIREGVRLGVNYGDTISCYQTDDDGRACGVCDSCRLREKGFEDAGVADPTRYFNR, from the coding sequence ATGAATAAGCCTTCTAAAAAGGCTGTAGTTCTTTTGTCTGGTGGTCTTGATTCGGCTACGGCATTAGCGATGGCAAAGGATCAAGGGTTTCAGTGTTATGTTTTAAGCTTCGATTATGGTCAGCGCTCGATTACCGAGTTAAATGCGGCCAAAGCAGTCGTCAAACAAGTTGGTGTGACAGAGCACCGCGTTATTCGTCTTCACCTTGAAGACTTTGGCGGGTCGGCACTAACTGATCACTCGATTGATGTGCCTGATCACGAAACCGGTGGTATACCGGTTACTTACGTTCCTGCCCGCAATACGGTGTTTCTTTCTTTAGCGCTTGGGTGGGCTGAAGTGTTGGAGGCAGAGGCTATTTTTATCGGTGTCAATGCAGTGGATTATTCGGGTTATCCGGATTGTCGGCCTGAGTTTATCGAGGCGTTCGAGAAAATGGCTAATCTGGCAACGAAAACCGGCGTATCAGGACAAGGCATCACTATTCATACACCACTGATGAAAATGACGAAAGCGGAGATTATCCGTGAAGGTGTCCGTTTAGGTGTTAACTACGGCGATACTATCTCATGTTACCAAACAGATGATGATGGAAGAGCTTGCGGTGTCTGTGACAGTTGTCGATTGCGTGAAAAAGGGTTTGAGGATGCCGGTGTGGCAGACCCAACGCGGTACTTCAACCGCTAA
- the ybgF gene encoding tol-pal system protein YbgF: protein MKRQLITSITVSLLVAASAATVQAAQVVPVIEVNAANGQRVSHAPSQNSELILIIQQLQDEMRQLRGQVESQQHQLRKMESDQKERYRDLDRRLSVLMQNGMGSAETDPTTTLPDTDTSVVSDDQRVETTQPSLSQSTDEAAPVAPSEPASVNDQQDYQSAFALVRQRDFNGASESFKRFLVDYPDSPRVPNAHYWLGEIYLAQGLHRPSEQAFVKVITDYPSSRKASDAMYKLGILYKQQGNMEKSLSFMRRVVKEYPDSSAARLAESALN, encoded by the coding sequence ATGAAAAGACAGCTAATTACCTCTATTACTGTCTCCTTGCTGGTTGCCGCATCTGCGGCAACCGTGCAAGCTGCGCAGGTGGTTCCTGTTATTGAAGTTAACGCGGCTAATGGTCAGCGGGTCTCGCATGCCCCTTCACAAAACAGTGAACTGATCTTAATCATTCAGCAGTTACAGGATGAAATGAGGCAACTGAGAGGCCAGGTTGAGTCTCAGCAGCATCAGTTGCGTAAAATGGAATCTGACCAGAAAGAGCGTTATCGAGATCTTGATCGACGCTTGAGTGTGTTAATGCAGAACGGTATGGGGAGTGCTGAAACTGACCCTACAACAACGCTGCCAGATACAGATACCAGCGTTGTGAGTGACGATCAGCGTGTGGAAACAACACAACCGAGTCTTTCGCAATCGACTGATGAAGCCGCACCTGTAGCGCCTTCTGAGCCTGCAAGTGTTAATGATCAACAAGATTATCAAAGTGCATTCGCGCTGGTGCGACAGAGAGACTTTAATGGTGCATCAGAGAGCTTTAAGCGCTTTTTGGTCGATTATCCAGATAGTCCACGTGTGCCCAATGCTCACTACTGGCTGGGTGAAATTTATTTAGCCCAAGGACTTCACCGCCCATCGGAGCAGGCATTCGTTAAAGTCATTACTGACTATCCTTCTAGCCGAAAAGCATCCGATGCGATGTACAAGTTAGGTATTTTGTATAAGCAGCAGGGTAATATGGAAAAATCCCTCAGTTTTATGCGTCGCGTAGTAAAAGAGTATCCTGACTCTTCTGCAGCTCGTCTGGCAGAGAGTGCATTAAATTAA
- the pal gene encoding peptidoglycan-associated lipoprotein Pal, with the protein MRVSNTVKAASLAITFAWLAGCSSPSTMTEGGEGTGTGTAGGANTFGAGNGSGVSGTGVGGSVDVANLRTVFYFDFDESTVRSDSIADLEAHAQYLATHPNASVRLEGHADERGTREYNMALGERRAKAIERFLAVNGVGQSQAETISYGEEKPAVMGSGDGSWSQNRRVELKYVSR; encoded by the coding sequence ATGCGTGTATCCAATACGGTTAAAGCAGCTTCTTTAGCAATTACATTTGCTTGGTTAGCAGGGTGTAGTTCTCCTTCAACCATGACCGAAGGCGGTGAAGGTACAGGAACAGGTACGGCAGGCGGTGCAAACACTTTCGGTGCAGGTAACGGTTCTGGTGTATCTGGAACGGGAGTAGGCGGCTCAGTTGATGTCGCAAACTTGAGAACGGTTTTCTACTTTGATTTTGATGAGTCAACGGTGCGCAGTGACAGCATTGCTGATTTAGAAGCTCACGCCCAGTATCTGGCAACACATCCTAATGCGTCTGTTCGTCTCGAAGGCCATGCGGATGAGCGTGGTACTCGTGAATACAACATGGCTCTGGGTGAACGCCGTGCTAAGGCGATTGAACGCTTCCTAGCGGTTAATGGCGTTGGACAATCTCAAGCCGAGACGATCAGTTATGGCGAAGAAAAGCCTGCTGTTATGGGCTCTGGAGATGGTTCTTGGTCGCAGAACCGTCGTGTTGAATTGAAATACGTATCTCGCTAA